The Sagittula sp. P11 genome window below encodes:
- the msrQ gene encoding protein-methionine-sulfoxide reductase heme-binding subunit MsrQ, with amino-acid sequence MSYRPQAKDTASALTRARDAFNTFARRVPTWVVYVALALPAPWFVYLGATGGLGVEPIKALEHELGQWALWLLIAGLTVTPLRRHASVNLLKFRRALGLMAFYYVALHLLVWLVLDVQILSQIWADIVRRPYITIGMAAFVLMLPLVATSNNWSIRKLGPRWRQLHKVTYAVALLGALHFVMLAKGFQLEPLFYMAAVIGLLALRWPQRRRQTAKRERAA; translated from the coding sequence GTGAGCTATCGCCCCCAGGCAAAAGACACCGCGTCGGCCCTGACCCGCGCGCGTGATGCGTTCAACACGTTCGCGCGGCGTGTCCCCACGTGGGTCGTCTACGTTGCGCTTGCCCTTCCGGCCCCGTGGTTCGTGTACCTCGGTGCCACGGGCGGGCTGGGTGTCGAACCCATCAAGGCGCTGGAGCATGAACTGGGACAATGGGCGCTGTGGTTGCTGATCGCCGGACTGACGGTGACCCCGTTGCGCCGGCACGCGTCGGTCAACCTTCTGAAGTTCCGCCGGGCGCTCGGGCTGATGGCCTTCTACTATGTCGCCCTGCACCTGCTGGTCTGGCTTGTCCTCGACGTGCAGATCCTCTCGCAGATCTGGGCCGACATCGTTAGACGGCCCTACATCACCATCGGCATGGCAGCCTTTGTTCTCATGCTGCCTCTGGTGGCGACGTCGAACAACTGGTCGATCCGAAAACTCGGGCCCCGCTGGCGGCAGCTTCACAAGGTGACATACGCGGTGGCCCTTCTGGGCGCCCTGCACTTCGTCATGCTTGCGAAAGGTTTCCAGCTGGAGCCGCTCTTCTACATGGCGGCGGTCATCGGACTGCTGGCGCTTCGGTGGCCGCAGAGGCGCCGTCAGACAGCGAAACGGGAAAGGGCGGCCTGA